From Candidatus Doudnabacteria bacterium, a single genomic window includes:
- the pheS gene encoding phenylalanine--tRNA ligase subunit alpha codes for MIESLKQLHDQAIQELGPVKDLAGLDELVVKYFGRKQGKLTNILRSLKNLDERQRKSLGKDANEVKIEIWRLIDQKRRSIKNSGKKEFIDLTIDGEKPSLGHLHPITQTQREIVNIFKSMGFGVMLGDEIETDYYNFEALNIPSDHPARDMFDTFYLKDSKLLLRTHTSPMQARIMENRKPPFSVIIPGRTFRNEATDARHEHTFYQVEGLVVGEKISVADLKGTLTRLFKSLFGDRIKVQFRPSYFPFTEPSIEVLMSCIFCNQKGCSICSQSGWLEVLGSGMVHPKVFKYAGYPKDKYSGFAFGLGTLRIAMLKYNIPDIRMFYQNDVRFLNQF; via the coding sequence ATGATAGAAAGTCTTAAGCAACTTCACGACCAGGCGATCCAGGAGCTCGGGCCGGTAAAAGATCTGGCCGGTCTTGATGAGCTGGTTGTTAAGTATTTTGGAAGGAAACAGGGCAAACTTACGAATATTTTGCGTTCCTTAAAAAACCTTGATGAGCGTCAGCGCAAATCTTTAGGCAAAGATGCCAACGAAGTTAAGATCGAGATCTGGCGCCTGATCGATCAAAAGCGCCGCAGCATTAAGAATTCCGGCAAGAAGGAGTTTATTGACCTGACAATTGACGGCGAGAAGCCGTCCTTGGGCCATTTGCATCCGATCACCCAGACTCAACGAGAGATTGTGAATATTTTTAAGTCTATGGGATTCGGCGTGATGTTGGGTGACGAGATCGAAACCGATTATTATAATTTTGAAGCGTTGAATATTCCGAGTGACCATCCTGCACGGGATATGTTTGATACTTTCTATTTAAAGGACAGTAAATTGCTGTTGCGCACCCATACCAGCCCGATGCAGGCGCGCATCATGGAAAACCGCAAACCGCCTTTTTCTGTTATAATACCCGGTAGGACTTTCCGCAATGAGGCAACTGACGCCCGGCACGAACATACTTTTTATCAGGTTGAAGGCTTGGTTGTTGGAGAAAAAATTAGCGTAGCAGATTTGAAAGGCACATTAACGCGATTATTTAAGTCCTTATTTGGCGATCGGATTAAAGTCCAGTTCCGTCCGTCATATTTTCCTTTCACTGAACCGAGTATTGAGGTTTTGATGAGTTGTATTTTTTGCAACCAAAAAGGCTGTTCAATTTGCAGTCAATCCGGCTGGCTTGAAGTTTTGGGTTCTGGGATGGTCCACCCTAAAGTGTTTAAATATGCTGGCTACCCAAAAGACAAATATAGCGGATTTGCTTTTGGATTAGGAACATTGAGAATTGCTATGCTGAAATACAACATTCCCGACATCCGGATGTTTTACCAGAATGATGTTCGTTTTTTAAATCAGTTTTAA